One genomic region from Pempheris klunzingeri isolate RE-2024b chromosome 4, fPemKlu1.hap1, whole genome shotgun sequence encodes:
- the usf1 gene encoding upstream stimulatory factor 1: MKSQQKSPEPDGSVTVNEEGSVATAEDPAAIATIQSAATFSDQPIKYLFKTEGAGGQVTYRVIQVSDGQLEGQTDGAAAVSLVTGFPATTQTVTQAVFSQSEGLEGDGSTETQYTYYPATIADATTGTMVTTVQASDTLLGQTTPTGQLYVMMSPQEVLTGSNQRTIAPRTQPYIAKQESPRGSRDEKRRAQHNEVERRRRDKINNWIVQLSKAIPDCNIDYTKTGQSKGGILSKACEYIKELRQSNLKLGEDISTLDRLRIDNQLLRQEVEDWKSKNQILRNLLRQHGIVGSSSTDSQ, translated from the exons ATGAAGAG CCAACAGAAAAGCCCTGAACCAGATGGGAGCGTTACCGTCAACGAGGaag GGTCTGTAGCCACAGCAGAGGACCCGGCAGCTATTGCCACCATCCAGTCTGCTGCCACCTTCTCTGACCAACCCATCAAATATCTCTTCAAGACAGAGGGAGCTGGCGGCCAG GTTACGTACAGAGTAATCCAGGTGTCAGATGGCCAGTTGGAGGGTCAGACAGatggagctgcagctgtcagcctgGTCACTGGTTTTCCTGCAACCACTCAGACCGTCACACAG GCGGTGTTCTCCCAGTCTGAGGGTTTGGAGGGAGACGGCAGCACAGAGACGCAGTACACCTATTACCCCGCCACCATCGCAGACGCCACCACCGGCACCATGGTGACCACAGTGCAGGCGTCTGACACACTGCTGGGCCAGACCACACCCACAG GGCAGCTTTATGTGATGATGTCACCCCAGGAAGTTTTGACGGGCTCCAATCAAAGGACAATCGCACCTCGCACTCAGCCGTACATAGC AAAGCAAGAGAGTCCTCGAGGTTCCAGGGACGAGAAACGGCGAGCGCAGCACAACGAAG TTGAGCGCCGGCGCAGGGACAAGATCAACAACTGGATTGTGCAGCTGTCAAAGGCCATCCCCGACTGCAACATCGACTATACCAAGACAGGACAG AGTAAAGGGGGAATCTTGTCCAAAGCCTGTGAGTACATCAAGGAACTCCGACAGAGCAACCTGAAGCTGGGGGAAGACATCAGCACGCTTGATCGTCTCAGGATTGACAACCAGCTGCTCAGACAGGAG GTGGAAGACTGGAAGTCCAAGAATCAGATCCTGAGGAACCTGCTGCGACAGCACGGCATTGTGGGATCATCCAGCACAGACTCCCAGTGA
- the gkup gene encoding glucuronokinase with putative uridyl pyrophosphorylase, whose amino-acid sequence MRQLFTEVYLVTNADKYKHYERWATANDFPVENVINDGSTTLEDRLGAVADLQLAIRSRKLQDDIMVIAGDMLCADHNFDIAQVIRFFRSEPGELIIYYELEESEKSSSRGIVEVCPDTHRMTRFLEKPQEGLTESRLASVVFYCIRRDTLSYLSDFLSLQPRATDRTFGQFWEWLINEKHLDVFGMKLPTGFQLIGQVGLSDYTKWLTHYSTKQQDSPAKPITCRSYARVGLMGNPSDGFNGKTIAMSISNFWAEVTLVESQTLVLVPHPLNDPTEFGSLQDLFCISRKEGYLGGLRLLQATCKKFYQFCSKQGIALTKQNFTLKYDTNIPRQVGLAGSSAIVSATLKCLMKFYNITGSDLPKPVRANFILNVETDELFITAGLQDRVVQVYEGLVYMDFSKELMEEQDYGNYVSMDMSGLPPFWLAYLSDPSDSGRIHSNIRQRWLSGEPLVVEAMKTFAELTDQARTALQAGDWSRLAQLMDQNFELRRTVYTDDCLGPGNLKMVQLARQFGSAVKLPGSGGAVVGLCLDNVRLVEMRQAFQEAGCVFCVITPYNPSASTVGGQH is encoded by the exons AT GCGACAGTTGTTCACAGAAGTCTATCTGGTCACAAATGCAGACAA GTATAAGCACTACGAGCGCTGGGCCACAGCTAATGACTTCCCAGTGGAAAACGTGATAAACGATGGCAGCACTACGCTGGAGGACCGCCTGGGGGCCGTGGCCGACCTGCAGTTGGCCATCCGCAGCCGCAAGCTGCAGGACGACATCATGGTG atcGCAGGAGACATGCTGTGTGCAGACCACAACTTTGACATTGCTCAGGTTATCCGCTTCTTCAGGTCAGAG cctgGAGAGCTGATCATATACTACGAGCTGGAGGAGAGTGAGAAGAGCAGCTCCAGGGGCatagtggaggtgtgccctgaCACTCATAG GATGACTCGCTTCTTGGAGAAACCTCAGGAAGGGCTGACAGAGTCGCGGCTGGCCAGCGTGGTGTTTTACTGCATCCGGAGAGACACGCTGTCCTACCTGTCTGActtcctcagcctgcagcctcGAGCCACAGACAGGACATTCGGACAATTCTGG GAGTGGCTCATTAATGAGAAGCATCTGGATGTGTTTGGGATGAAGCTTCCTACTGGCTTCCAGCTCATTGGACAAGTG GGCCTGTCGGACTACACCAAGTGGCTCACCCACTACTCCACCAAGCAACAAGACAGTCCCGCTAAACCGATCACATGCAGATCATACGCCAG GGTGGGATTAATGGGGAATCCCTCAGACGGCTTCAACGGGAAAACCATCGCCATGTCTATCTCTAACTTCTGGGCCGAGGTCACTCTAGTGGAGAGCCAGACTTTG GTTTTAGTCCCGCATCCACTCAATGACCCCACAGAGTTTGGAAGCTTGCAAGATCTGTTCTGCATCAGCAGGAAGGAAGG GTACCTGGGTGGTCTGCGGCTGCTGCAGGCTACCTGTAAGAAGTTTTACCAGTTCTGCTCCAAACAAGG TATTGCTTTGACAAAGCAGAATTTCACACTGAAGTATGACACCAACATTCCTCGGCAAGTG GGCCTTGCTGGAAGCAG TGCCATCGTCTCCGCCACCCTGAAGTGTCTAATGAAGTTCTACAACATCACAGGCAGT GATCTCCCGAAGCCGGTCCGAGCCAACTTCATCCTCAACGTGGAGACTGATGAACTGTTCATTACCGCCGGCCTGCAGGACAGGGTTGTGCAG GTCTATGAAGGCTTAGTCTACATGGATTTCAGCAAGGAGCTCATGGAAGAGCAGGACTATG GGAACTATGTTTCCATGGACATGAGTGGGCTCCCACCGTTCTGGCTGGCTTACCTGAGCGACCCCAGTGACTCTGGACGCATCCACAGCAACATCCGACAGCGCTGGCTCAGTG GGGAGCCTCTGGTTGTCGAGGCCATGAAGACTTTTGCTGAGCTCACTGATCAGGCCAG GACGGCTCTACAGGCCGGAGACTGGAGCCGTCTGGCACAGCTGATGGACCAGAACTTTGAGCTGCGGAG GACTGTCTACACTGATGACTGTCTGGGTCCTGGGAACCTAAAGATGGTTCAGCTGGCGAGGCAG TTTGGCTCGGCGGTGAAGTTACCGGGCAGTGGGGGGGCCGTGGTGGGCCTGTGTCTGGATAACGTGAGGCTG GTGGAGATGAGACAAGCCTTCCAGGAGGCAGGCTGTGTCTTCTGTGTCATCACACCATACAACCCATCTGCCAGCACTGTGGGTGGCCAACACTAA